Proteins from one Aspergillus nidulans FGSC A4 chromosome VIII genomic window:
- a CDS encoding nuclear pore complex Nup192/Nup205 family protein (transcript_id=CADANIAT00002719) encodes MESAEPLEGLRGLYQDLSALSDSSLLNIDRLRVELETHIHDFRTLLDKPTKSNESRMSVLSGKITIDDVEYSVNDEFQQGTLQVADALDLDELLAALLFFKAQETSQEYDRPPVITAIINFHQRRHFLLESLRLIFQESFEVEREATQEMMQEMLAHVVEIKDGQLRNASLYTRKCLKSMEDIEKWLSLLGEQIQKASIVGQSEDQLVMEAIEHQRFTLLQQHESLGAILCYLFKGPYTSPEDLRVLLKHLRKLDRFDGVLVHYVPAIIASFVQHGSPERSGNYQEARSLNTAVISTKDGQNWAHQPFHSAVIALWLSVYSAWDYDGPSSAPPGVDLEKEAEERTKTFMTALDDGGLDLLVSICSGVSGEEWSDPARSELVTMLLRESASWLKESGSATLEADSCSPYLKTLLMENFEVFAESCIANMPDAVRRLKTEEDSQRLDQITALRDGLTSNLHRDLVEARTHLESFLLIMAFAFEGRPDAAQEFWADPDGNLYGFLQWSSKRQTVPRVSAFCELLCSISGGEDNAAAAHRFLLEEDKFMSSKFKRSASMNWAQMFAELQIYATRITEKPSTAQTIQRTRKFEPADMSEPESPVMLSCYLRLIGHLSRQSAAVRDWMLHHSSSNIVSTLLTLCSGPLPSHLRATVFQALAGLMTDRSVENGNEMWLAIDQWISSGAMSASAHNKVPLVSNPLIWHEQQAFEKIGESFDQANAFVVLILSLVAPAIDSAEYAIWVPFPESLGSSYRMPGIEPYIDFIMGQALSRKVPDLNERQSRLLTYNSLDFVLTCLRSFNETIVTALNETPATAEPNLKTSALLSYVRLHPFARVAEWLYNEDVIKTIFATANQEIADISRASPDSVLVSSLVKSIEVMCSIIDLQSTYLNIVRPFIKSQPGSRLNVANSALSAFEDCILNNLQIIPKLCLYCGTGHQELTVSSLALLAKLSSSTRLNKLSTPELSRWRSSNKIVEVLSAENLDSLSLPFISQMEPEVRELDAGPQASGYLIRHNLLELLNSSLTMIPDRPTVAHLLLGFGSVGNVLDVSSDGLFAAGRSLLHAILGFVQTYPDQLDDNIVSWMLHLKRTAFEVLKHLWSSKLSSYFTLAEMRASGFLVSLFASQPLVGPHTLWDGLPIAAEQFWVCDSTDALAEFLLYRSYLFDYATTEIRSAAKMGSPTLLESILATLFGNSTLDNGATIANPTVYDLFDFADLDVQFHAPPPNVEYLGGLNIDICEKPVEDGSLVLFNVAQVKELVKARREELLSNGELRPQDDELFMAEADNLIEFLQARNQSRLINFNRHMALSSWAELLITILKCSELDRGRKSTFILHAIQLILPKLETAIEDNLPEALDLARLAESLVESLDATPAKLMPLRRNGDLIDEKLHQLFQICLRGIILSNGGVLLKETFYNICSIYVARIVSPDTGNATMRQHSQQVVKSSGRALIEAICDDAYTGQETCRVSAVLLLNSLAALDKQADATLAESIAQSNYLSLFLDSIRVLPLELKNAPANDTPLLLSYYQSLLSLLQQLCQTKPGATHVLKAGLFDAVRESHLFAADPDLGIDIDNADALRKYYDLLDSVLRVIVTATFSRGLQNELMIEQTRAFLTENRQSMVGIFKRFAKIGGSAAPDHHDALTSIAKSYTALVAATNFLEAEESEVEQHIGPKLFS; translated from the exons ATGGAGAGTGCAGAGCCCCTGGAAGGCCTTCGCGGCCTGTATCAGGATctttctgctctttctgACTCGTCCCTTCTTAACATAGACCGACTCCGTGTCGAGCTAGAGACTCACATCCATGATTTTAGGACCCTGCTCGACAAACCCACAAAGAGCAATGAAAGTCGAATGAGCGTTTTGAGTG GGAAAATCACGATCGACGATGTGGAATACTCTGTCAACGATGAGTTCCAGCAGGGTACGCTTCAAGTCGCCGATGCGCTCGATCTCGATGAATtgctggcggctctgctgTTTTTTAAAGCACAGGAGACATCTCAGGAGTATGATAGACCACCTGTGATTACGGCCATTATAAATTTCCACCAACGCCGGCACTTCCTGCTGGAATCGTTGCGCCTCATTTTCCAGGAATCCTTCGAGGTGGAGCGCGAAGCGACACAAGAAATGATGCAGGAAATGCTGGCACATGTTGTAGAAATCAAGGATGGTCAGCTACGGAATGCATCGCTCTATACACGAAAATGCCTGAAATCTATGGAGGATATCGAAAAGTGGCTGTCGCTTCTGGGTGAACAAATCCAGAAAGCCTCAATTGTCGGACAATCGGAAGACCAGCTTGTCATGGAGGCTATTGAGCACCAGCGCTTCACCTTGCTCCAACAGCATGAATCACTCGGCGCAATTTTATGCTACCTGTTCAAAGGCCCTTACACGAGTCCGGAAGATCTAAGGGTTCTACTGAAACATCTCAGGAAGCTCGATCGGTTTGACGGAGTCCTTGTCCACTATGTTCCAGCTATCATCGCTTCATTTGTTCAACATGGGTCCCCCGAACGTTCTGGCAATTACCAGGAAGCTCGAAGTCTTAACACCGCCGTTATCTCCACCAAAGACGGCCAGAACTGGGCGCATCAACCTTTCCACTCGGCAGTAATTGCGCTTTGGCTCTCGGTCTACAGTGCATGGGACTATGACGGCCCGTCATCTGCCCCGCCAGGCGTTGATCTCGAaaaggaagccgaagaacGTACCAAGACGTTCATGACGGCCCTAGACGACGGAGGTCTGGATCTCTTAGTTTCTATTTGCTCCGGCGTGAGTGGTGAAGAATGGAGTGACCCGGCTCGCAGCGAACTGGTAACAATGCTATTGAGGGAGAGCGCATCTTGGTTGAAAGAAAGCGGATCGGCGACACTTGAAGCGGATTCGTGCTCCCCGTATCTGAAAACGTTGTTGATGGAGAATTTCGAAGTTTTTGCGGAGTCGTGCATCGCAAATATGCCAGATGCTGTCCGAAGACTGAAAACTGAAGAAGATTCGCAACGACTAGATCAAATAACTGCTTTGAGGGATGGACTAACATCAAACCTCCATCGCGATTTAGTGGAGGCACGGACCCATCTGGAATCGTTTCTACTGATTATGGCTTTTGCATTCGAGGGCCGGCCGGACGCAGCCCAAGAATTCTGGGCCGATCCTGATGGTAATCTCTACGGCTTTCTCCAATGGTCCTCGAAGCGACAGACCGTGCCCAGGGTTAGCGCATTTTGCGAATTACTCTGCTCGATTTccggaggagaagataatgctgcagctgcacacAGATTCTTATTGGAGGAAGACAAATTCATGTCTTCCAAATTCAAGCGGTCCGCATCCATGAACTGGGCACAAATGTTTGCCGAGCTTCAGATATATGCGACGAGAATCACAGAGAAGCCGTCAACGGCCCAAACCATTCAGCGCACGAGAAAATTTGAACCGGCTGATATGAGTGAGCCTGAAAGTCCGGTCATGCTCTCTTGTTACCTGCGACTTATAGGACATCTCTCTAGACAGAGCGCTGCCGTTAGGGATTGGATGCTGCATCACTCGTCTTCCAACATCGTTAGCACCCTCCTGACGCTCTGTAGTGGCCCTCTACCCTCTCACTTACGAGCAACGGTGTTTCAAGCGCTTGCTGGCTTGATGACTGATAGGAGCGTTGAGAATGGCAATGAGATGTGGCTTGCAATCGATCAATGGATTTCGAGTGGAGCTATGAGCGCATCCGCCCATAACAAAGTGCCCCTTGTCTCGAACCCACTCATCTGGCATGAACAGCAGGCATTTGAGAAAATTGGTGAAAGCTTTGACCAGGCTAATGCATTTGTGGTACTTATACTCTCTCTTGTTGCCCCGGCCATCGATTCAGCCGAGTATGCCATCTGGGTACCCTTTCCTGAATCGCTTGGCTCTTCCTATCGTATGCCGGGCATTGAGCCTTACATCGACTTCATCATGGGCCAGGCGCTCTCGAGAAAAGTCCCCGATCTTAACGAACGCCAATCTCGGTTGCTCACTTACAACTCTTTGGATTTCGTATTAACATGTCTAAGATCCTTCAACGAAACAATTGTCACCGCGCTCAATGAGACTCCCGCTACAGCGGAGCCCAATCTCAAAACATCGGCTCTTCTCTCTTACGTTCGGCTCCATCCCTTCGCTCGAGTAGCTGAATGGCTATATAATGAGGACGTAATTAAGACTATCTTTGCAACAGCAAACCAAGAGATAGCCGACATATCAAGAGCTTCGCCCGACTCCGTTTTGGTTTCCTCCCTGGTCAAGAGCATTGAAGTTATGTGTTCGATCATCGACCTCCAGTCGACCTATCTCAATATTGTTAGGCCATTCATAAAATCGCAACCTGGGAGCAGGCTCAATGTTGCAAACTCTGCGCTCTCCGCATTCGAAGACTGCATCTTGAACAACTTGCAAATCATCCCAAAATTGTGCCTGTATTGCGGTACGGGCCACCAAGAGCTTACGGTTTCTTCGTTGGCGCTTTTGGCGAAGCTATCCAGCTCTACGCGGCTTAACAAACTTTCTACTCCCGAACTATCCAGATGGCGGTCATCGAACAAGATTGTCGAGGTTTTGAGTGCTGAGAATTTGGACAGTCTATCTCTTCCCTTCATATCTCAAATGGAGCCCGAAGTAAGGGAACTCGATGCCGGGCCGCAAGCCTCGGGCTACCTCATACGCCACAATCTGTTAGAACTTCTTAATAGTTCTTTGACTATGATTCCAGACCGACCTACGGTTGCCCACttgcttcttggctttggcaGTGTAGGAAACGTTCTCGATGTATCCTCCGATGGTTTGTTCGCCGCCGGGAGGTCTCTGTTGCACGCCATCCTAGGTTTTGTACAGACTTACCCTGACCAATTAGATGACAATATCGTGTCATGGATGTTGCACTTGAAACGCACGGCTTTCGAGGTTCTGAAGCATTTATGGTCGTCTAAGCTCTCCTCTTACTTCACGCTCGCAGAGATGCGTGCCAGTGGATTCCTGGTTAGCTTATTCGCGAGCCAGCCTTTAGTTGGGCCACACACCTTGTGGGATGGCTTACCAATCGCTGCGGAGCAATTTTGGGTATGCGATTCGACAGATGCCCTTGCCGAATTCTTATTGTACCGAAGTTATCTTTTCGACTATGCAACAACGGAGATTCGTTCTGCGGCAAAGATGGGTTCGCCTACTTTACTAGAATCTATCCTCGCTACGTTGTTCGGAAATTCCACTTTAGATAATGGAGCCACCATTGCGAACCCAACGGTCTATGACCTTTTCGATTTCGCAGATCTCGATGTTCAGTTCCATGCCCCGCCACCGAATGTTGAATACCTTGGTGGACTCAACATTGACATTTGCGAGAAGCCGGTAGAGGACGGCTCTCTTGTACTGTTTAACGTGGCCCAGGTGAAGGAACTTGTCAAAGCCAGACGAGAAGAACTATTGTCAAACGGCGAGCTGCGTCCACAGGATGATGAATTGTTCATGGCGGAGGCAGACAATTTGATTGAATTCCTGCAAGCGAGAAATCAATCGCGGCTAATTAACTTCAACCGGCACATGGCCCTAAGCTCTTGGGCTGAGCTGCTCATCACCATACTGAAATGTTCCGAGCTTGATCGCGGCCGGAAATCGACCTTTATCCTCCATGCCATTCAGTTGATCTTGCCAAAGCTTGAGACTGCTATTGAGGATAACCTGCCAGAAGCTCTGGACCTGGCCAGGTTGGCTGAATCTCTGGTCGAAAGTTTAGATGCAACGCCAGCCAAACTGATGCCACTTAGACGAAACGGCGATCTCATCGATGAGAAGCTTCATCAATTGTTCCAGATCTGCCTCCGAGGCATTATCTTATCCAATGGGGGCGTTCTTCTCAAGGAGACATTCTACAATATTTGTTCAATCTATGTTGCGCGTATCGTCTCCCCTGACACTGGAAATGCGACTATGAGGCAGCACAGTCAGCAAGTGGTCAAATCATCCGGCCGCGCTTTAATCGAGGCTATATGTGATGACGCCTATACCGGTCAGGAAACGTGCCGTGTATCAGCTGTGTTACTGCTCAACTCCTTGGCTGCACTGGATAAACAAGCTGATGCTACTCTAGCTGAGTCGATAGCTCAGTCAAATTACCTAAGTTTGTTCCTAGACAGCATCCGGGTACTACCACTTGAGTTAAAGAATGCCCCAGCCAACG ATACACCTCTACTCTTATCATATTACCAGTCGCTGTTGTCCctgctacagcagctctgTCAAACGAAACCCGGCGCGACCCACGTGTTGAAAGCTGGCCTTTTCGACGCAGTGCGTGAGTCACATCTCTTTGCTGCGGATCCTGACCTTGGTATCG ACATTGATAACGCCGATGCCCTCCGGAAATACTACGATCTACTCGATTCTGTACTGCGGGTCATTGTCACGGCAACATTCTCCCGTGGTCTACAAAACGAGTTAATGATTGAGCAAACCCGGGCCTTCCTGACGGAGAACAGGCAGAGCATGGTAGGCATATTCAAGCGCTTTGCTAAGATCGGCGGATCCGCCGCTCCCGACCACCATGACGCACTTACCAGCATTGCGAAGTCATACACGGCCCTTGTTGCGGCTACCAACTTCTTAGAG GCTGAAGAGAGCGAAGTCGAGCAGCACATTGGGCCGAAGCTGTTTTCATAG
- a CDS encoding cullin family protein (transcript_id=CADANIAT00002720), translating into MQQNSRSPPEQRSGKRKATGKRKFPDQGELSQQPRHQQATISELLHRNQAQNQAQEQDDEHLPPTNKRVRPSSSSIAANQPESGDMYSFSTAEPKPNGPNTGGLTLSNSTLQARPGTSSHQSNFTPHTGARRLVVKNLRTGPRLNQDSYFDKVWGQLDAALSAIFSGGKPEISLEELYKGAENVCRQGRATILAKRLQERCRQHVTGKLHGSLVDKAQMAYNIETLRSVVEAWKEWQSMLITVRWIFYYLDQSFLLHSKEHPVIREMGLQQFRQHIYSDPTLQEKILQGACDLVSADRSDENGIVADSSLLRNAIELFHSLDVYVSGFEPVLVSGSKDFFSLWAQQEATGYLASYVENSHRLIEREMNRCEQFSFNRTTKQKLSESLDQTLVTDQESVLLSQKDVLGLLRIGNKIALGQLYTLLERRDLGAKLKGAFSTYIVEEGTGIVFDESEADMVVRLLSFKKQLDDIWNESFRRNEGLGHALRESFESFMNKGRKSDATGGTDNPKTGEMIAKYVDRLLRGGWRLAPTREAENMPLADEDAEINRQLDQVLDLFRFVHGKAVFEAFYKNDLARRLLMGRSASDDAEKSMLARLKTECGSSFTHNLESMFKDMEVARDEMSAYNSIKRERQTPLPVDLHVSVLSASAWPTYPDVQVRIPPEIATAISDFEKFYDTKYNGRKLAWKHQLAHCQLRARFPNGNKELVVSSFQAIVLLLFNELPEGGTLNYRQIQEATTLSDQELTRTLQSLACAKYRVLSKKPKGRDVSPTDEFSYNASFTDPKFRIKINQIQLKETKEENKTTHERVAADRHYETQAAIVRIMKSRKTITHAELVAEVIKATRSRGVLEPADIKKNIEKLIEKDYMEREDGNRYQYVA; encoded by the exons ATGCAGCAGAACTCGAGATCCCCCCCGGAACAGAGGAGCGGTAAGCGCAAAGCTACTGGCAAAAGGAAGTTTCCAGACCAAGGTGAACtctctcaacaacctcgaCATCAGCAGGCGACTATCTCGGAGCTCCTCCACCGGAACCAAGCACAGAATCAAGCACAGGAACAAGACGACGAGCACCTCCCCCCAACGAACAAGCGAGTTCgaccatcttcttcctccatcgCAGCGAACCAGCCCGAGTCCGGCGATATGTATAGTTTCTCAACCGCTGAGCCGAAACCGAATGGTCCGAACACAGGTGGTTTGACTTTGTCGAATTCCACTCTCCAAGCTCGCCCCGGGACCTCGTCGCACCAGAGCAACTTTACACCGCATACAGGCGCGAGAAGACTTGTGGTGAAGAATCTCCGCACAGGGCCCCGGTTGAATCAAGATTCGTATTTCGATAAAGTATGGGGTCAGTTGGATGCGGCATTGTCAGCGATCTTCAGCGGAGGGAAACCGGAGATTTCACTTGAGGAGCTTTACAAAGGGGCAGAAAATGTTTGTCGTCAAGGACGAGCTACTATTCTGGCAAAGCGGCTCCAAGAGCGATGTCGACAACATGTTACCGGAAAATTGCACGGCTCATTGGTCGACAAGGCACAAATGGCATACAATATTGAGACCCTGAGGTCTGTGGTTGAGGCCTGGAAAGAGTGGCAGTCAATGTTG ATTACCGTgcgctggatcttctacTACCTTGACcaatccttcctcctccactccAAAGAACATCCTGTAATCCGAGAAATGGGCCTACAGCAATTCCGACAGCACATATACTCTGATCCCACACTGCAGGAAAAAATACTTCAGGGAGCCTGTGATCTTGTTTCGGCAGATCGCAGCGACGAAAACGGTATCGTCGCTGACTCTTCTCTGCTACGGAATGCCATTGAGCTATTTCACAGCCTTGACGTTTATGTCTCTGGCTTCGAGCCTGTGCTCGTTTCGGGGTCGAAGGACTTTTTCTCTCTATGGGCTCAGCAGGAGGCGACAGGATATCTGGCGTCATATGTGGAGAACAGCCATCGCCTGATCGAGCGCGAGATGAACCGATGCGAACAGTTCTCTTTCAATCGGACGACCAAACAAAAACTGTCTGAGTCACTCGATCAAACCCTAGTAACAGATCAAGAGAGCGTCTTATTGAGCCAGAAGGATGTTCTCGGTTTGTTGCGAATAGGGAACAAGATTGCCCTAGGGCAACTTTATACGCTTCTTGAACGGAGGGACCTTGGAGCCAAATTGAAAGGCGCCTTTAGCACATATATCGTGGAAGAGGGTACTGGAATTGTTTTCGATGAGAGCGAAGCGGACATGGTGGTACGCCTACTGAGCTTCAAAAAGCAACTCGACGACATCTGGAATGAATCGTTTCGACGCAACGAGGGcctcggccatgccctccgGGAGTCCTTCGAAAGCTTCATGAACAAGGGCAGAAAGTCAGACGCCACGGGCGGTACGGACAATCCAAAGACCGGCGAGATGATTGCGAAATACGTTGATCGACTTCTCCGAGGGGGATGGCGGCTGGCTCCTACGCGAGAAGCCGAGAATATGCCTTTagcggatgaagatgcagaaaTCAACCGACAGCTAGATCAGGTGTTAGATCTATTCCGGTTCGTCCATGGTAAGGCTGTATTTGAGGCATTCTACAAAAATGACCTTGCGCGCCGCCTTTTGATGGGAAGAAGTGCGAgcgatgatgcagaaaaGAGCATGCTGGCAAGGCTCAAGACAG AATGCGGATCAAGTTTCACGCACAACCTCGAGTCCATGTTCAAGGATATGGAAGTTGCCCGTGACGAAATGAGCGCATACAATTCCATAAAGCGCGAACGCCAAACTCCCCTTCCCGTAGATCTCCATGTTAGCGTGCTATCAGCCTCCGCGTGGCCTACGTACCCTGACGTCCAAGTGCGGATACCACCGGAGATCGCAACTGCCATCAGCGACTTTGAAAAATTCTATGACACTAAATATAACGGCCGGAAGCTGGCGTGGAAGCACCAGCTTGCGCACTGTCAGCTGCGAGCACGGTTTCCCAACGGCAACAAGGAGCTCGTCGTCAGTTCATTCCAGGCAATcgtgctcctcctcttcaacgagCTTCCAGAAGGCGGGACGCTCAATTATCGACAGATTCAGGAAGCTACCACTCTAT CCGACCAAGAACTGACCCGAACTCTCCAATCCCTCGCATGCGCAAAATACCGTGTCCTCTCCAAAAAGCCGAAAGGCAGAGACGTGTCTCCCACCGATGAATTCTCCTACAACGCCTCCTTCACAGACCCTAAGTTCCGCATCAAAATAAACCAGATCCAGCTCAAGGAAacgaaggaggagaacaAGACGACGCATGAGCGGGTTGCCGCGGATAGGCACTATGAGACTCAAGCCGCTATTGTGCGCATCATGAAGAGCCGCAAAACAATCACCCATGCCGAACTTGTTGCGGAGGTGATTAAGGCTACTAGGAGTCGGGGTGTATTGGAGCCGGCGGATATCAAGAAGAATATTGAGAA GCTGATCGAGAAAGATTATATGGAACGTGAGGACGGGAACAGATACCAATATGTAGCTTAG
- a CDS encoding Gfo/Idh/MocA family protein (transcript_id=CADANIAT00002721), which produces MESQKESLPTLRWGIIGAGLISSWFTKDISLPRKSPAAVHKIQAIGSSSLEKGRVFVETHLATLNPKPTVYSNYGDVYNDPEVDIVYIGTPHGLHKQHCLDAIAAGKHVLCEKAFTLNATEGREVLAAAQAKGVFIMEAMWTRFQPLVSKLKHVLFQEKAIGDVRRTFCDFGLDKDIASLPSTSRLRDPAMGAGSLLDIGIYALTWGLLTLESDPAKSERPRVVAAQTLRDGVDIATSFILHYPSTGRQGILTSTTEARTPEIFMRIEGSNGYITVEGIAASAPRAFTVYPKVEGRSLGADTGADGRRYDFELEGMGFSFEADTVAKSISQGKLENEVMSHSETVRVLEILDEIRTQGGARFPGEA; this is translated from the exons ATGGAATCACAGAAAGAGTCTCTCCCAACCCTCCGTTGGGGCATAATCG GAGCAGGCCTTATCTCCTCCTGGTTCACAAAGGACATCAGCCTACCCCGCAAATCCCCTGCTGCAGTACATAAAATCCAGGCGATTGGCTCGTCATCTCTCGAGAAGGGCCGTGTCTTTGTCGAAACGCACCTTGCAACTCTCAACCCCAAGCCAACCGTCTATTCCAACTACGGGGACGTCTACAACGACCCTGAAGTTGATATAGTGTACATCGGCACTCCGCACGGCCTGCATAAGCAACACTGCCTCGACGCCATAGCGGCCGGGAAACATGTTCTCTGCGAGAAGGCCTTTACGCTTAATGCCACTGAAGGCCGCGAGGTCCTTGCCGCTGCGCAAGCTAAAGGAGTATTCATAATGGAAGCCATGTGGACGAGATTCCAGCCACTCGTCTCAAAGCTCAAGCACGTGCTTTTCCAAGAGAAAGCGATTGGCGACGTTCGTCGTACATTCTGCGATTTCGGACTTGACAAGGATATTGCTTCTCTCCCGAGCACATCGCGCCTAAGAGACCCCGCCATGGGTGCTGGAAGCCTCTTGGATATCGGCATTTATGCTTTAACATGGGGCCTCCTCACACTTGAATCGGATCCAGCAAAAAGTGAAAGACCAAGAGTGGTTGCAGCGCAAACACTCAGGGATGGAGTCGATATCGCCACTTCGTTCATCCTTCATTACCCTTCCACCGGTCGCCAGGGAATTCTGACCTCGACAACAGAAGCCCGCACGCCGGAGATATTTATGAGGATCGAAGGAAGTAACGGTTATATCACGGTAGAGGGGATTGCAGCATCCGCGCCGCGGGCTTTCACGGTTTATCCTAAGGTGGAAGGCAGGAGCTTGGGTGCAGATACGGGTGCAGATGGGAGGAGATACGACTTTGAGCTGGAAGGAATGGGGTTTTCTTTCGAGGCTGACACTGTCGCGAAGAGTATAAGCCAGGGAAAGCTAGAGAATGAGGTTATGAGTCACAGCGAGACGGTGAGGGTTCTGGAGATTCTTGATGAGATTAGGACCCAGGGCGGGGCAAGGTTTCCTGGAGAGGCATAG
- a CDS encoding uncharacterized protein (transcript_id=CADANIAT00002722), translating into MTIRPQDLFVTERLKNLTVEIGLNLQSKPNKISTYFHTIASRIIGFTNVLKKEYVPSLMNRFLENVHTKNPILEPNELRKLSRRLGENVRPSNSHLRQSNPVFTGPLKFDSEVDCEMREEIALPPAELVKIEYSGTFPSLPCSIPDPDDEAQAGSTTNSIASSERSWYYYLSKIAGRRIVNRITAALYLLDPEEWTMMPVQNLLRIAEELDTQVIQESNADELSYFLHAGIWISVSESGDRFCIWQRNLALRIPTCQSTSSMPANV; encoded by the exons ATGACCATTAGACCACAAGACCTGTTTGTTACTGAGCGGCTGAAAAATTTGACTGTTGAGATAGGGCTCAATTTGCAGTCAAAACCGAACAAAA TCTCCACT TACTTCCACACAATCGCATCAAGGATAATTGGATTTACGAACGTCTTAAAGAAGGAATATGTTCCGTCGCTCATGAACCGTTTCCTGGAAAATGTCCACACGAAGAACCCAATATTGGAGCCGAATGAGCTGAGAAAACTGTCCCGCCGCCTTGGAGAGAATG TCAGGCCCTCGAACAGTCATCTGAGACAGTCAAATCCCGTCTTTACTGGTCCTCTGAAGTTTGACAGTGAAGTCGACTGTGAAATGAGAGAGGAAATCGCGCTGCCCCCGGCCGAGTTGGTCAAGATCGAATATTCCGGTACCTTCCCTTCGCTCCCGTGTAGCATCCCAGATCCAGACGATGAGGCGCAGGCTGGATCGACAACAAATTCGATTGCGAGCTCGGAACGAAGTTGGTATTATTATCTCTCCAAAATTGCAGGTCGGCGAATTGTTAACCGCATCACTGCGGCCTTGTATCTTCTGGATCCAGAAGAATGGACTATGATGCCGGTCCAGAATCTGCTGCGCATTGCTGAAGAACTGGACACTCAAGTCATTCA GGAAAGCAATGCAGACGAATTGTCGTATTTTCTTCATGCCGGTATCTGGATCTCCGTGAGCGAATCTGGAGACCGTTTCTGTATCTGGCAGCGCAATCTAGCCCTCAGGATCCCAACTTGCCAATCTACATCCAGCATGCCAGCCAATGTCTAG